The following proteins come from a genomic window of Falco cherrug isolate bFalChe1 chromosome Z, bFalChe1.pri, whole genome shotgun sequence:
- the GNE gene encoding bifunctional UDP-N-acetylglucosamine 2-epimerase/N-acetylmannosamine kinase isoform X1 gives MGTNAPPRREPPLRGPHEVYFKNHSKQKQKEVMEKNGNNHKLRVCVATCNRADYSKLAPIMFGIKAEPQFFELDVVVLGSHLIDDYGNTYRMIEQDDFDIHTRLHTIVRGEDEAAMVESVGLALVKLPDVLNRLKPDIMIVHGDRFDALALATSAALMNIRILHIEGGEVSGTIDDSIRHAITKLAHYHVCCTRSAEQHLIAMCEDHDRILLAGCPSYDKLLSAKNKDYMSIIRMWLGEDVKTRDYIVALQHPVTTDIKHSIKMFELTLDALISFNKRTLVLFPNVDAGSKEMVRVMRKKGIEHHPNFRAVKHVPFDQFIQLVAHAGCMIGNSSCGVREVGAFGTPVINLGTRQTGRETGENVLHVRDADTQDKILHALQLQFGKQYPCSKIYGDGNAVPRILKFLKSIDLKEPLQKKFCFPPVKDNISQDIDHILETQSALAVDLGGTNLRVAIVSMKGEIVKKYTQLNPKTYEDRLDLILKMCVEAASEAVNVNCRILGVGISTGGRVNPREGIVLHSTKLIQEWSSVDLRSPISDALHLPVWVDNDGNCAALAERKFGHGKGIENFVTLITGTGIGGGIVHQHELIHGSSFCAAELGHIVVSLDGPECLCGSQGCIEAYASGIALQREAKKLHDEDLLLVEGMSMKKEEVVSAAHLIQAAKLGNTKADSILRTAGTALGLGVVNILHTMNPSLVILSGVLASHYVNAVKDVINRQALSSVKTVDVVVSNLADPALLGAASLVLDYTTRRIY, from the exons GAGGTGTATTTCAAGAATCattcaaaacagaagcaaaaggaagtCATGGAGAAGAATGGAAACAACCACAAACTTCGTGTTTGTGTTGCTACTTGTAACCGTGCTGATTACTCAAAATTAGCTCCCATTATGTTCGGTATTAAGGCAGAACCACAGTTCTTTGAGCTTGATGTTGTGGTGCTTGGTTCCCACCTGATTGATGATTATGG TAATACCTATCGTATGATTGAACAAGATGACTTTGATATTCATACAAGACTGCACACTATTGTGAGAGGCGAGGATGAGGCGGCTATGGTGGAGTCAGTGGGCCTTGCGTTGGTCAAGTTACCGGACGTACTGAACCGCCTCAAACCTGACATAATGATAGTTCATGGGGACAGATTCGATGCTTTGGCCCTGGCCACGTCTGCAGCCCTGATGAACATTCGCATTCTCCACATTGAAGGCGGGGAGGTCAGTGGGACCATTGATGACTCTATCAGACACGCCATAACCAAACTGGCCCACTACCACGTGTGCTGCACAAGGAGCGCCGAGCAGCACCTGATAGCCATGTGTGAAGACCATGACCGCATCCTTTTAGCAGGCTGTCCCTCCTATGACAAGCTTCTCTCTGCCAAAAATAAGGACTACATGAGTATTATACGCATGTGGCTAG GTGAAGATGTCAAAACCAGAGATTATATAGTTGCTTTGCAACACCCTGTAACCACAGATATTAAACATTCCATAAAGATGTTTGAGCTGACACTAGATGCACTCATCTCCTTCAACAAGAGAACGCTTGTTCTGTTCCCTAATGTGGATGCAG GAAGCAAAGAGATGGTTCGGGTGATGAGGAAGAAGGGCATTGAACATCATCCCAATTTTCGGGCAGTAAAGCACGTCCCGTTCGACCAGTTCATACAGCTAGTGGCTCATGCTGGTTGTATGATTGGTAACAGCAGTTGTGGTGTCAGAGAGGTAGGAGCATTTGGTACACCTGTTATTAACCTGGGGACACGTCagacaggaagagaaacag GTGAAAATGTTCTACATGTTCGTGATGCTGATACGCAAGATAAGATTCTGCATGCTCTACAGCTGCAGTTTGGTAAACAGTATCCATG CTCAAAAATATATGGAGATGGTAATGCTGTTCCAAGGATTTTGAAGTTCCTTAAGTCTATTGACCTAAAAGAGCCACtacaaaagaaattctgttttcctcctgtcaAAGATAATATCTCTCAAGATATTGACCATATTCTAGAGACACAGAGTGCTCTGGCTGTGGATCTAGGCGGAACAAATCTTCGAGTAGCAATTGTCAGTATGAAG gGTGAAATAGTTAAGAAGTATACCCAGCTCAACCCTAAAACTTATGAAGACAGACTAGACTTAATTCTAAAGATGTGTGTAGAGGCTGCGTCGGAGGCAGTAAATGTGAACTGCAGAATTTTGGGAGTAG GTATTTCCACAGGTGGACGGGTAAACCCCCGAGAAGGAATTGTACTACACTCTACAAAACTCATTCAGGAGTGGAGCTCTGTGGATCTCAGAAGTCCAATATCTGATGCTCTGCACCTGCCAGTCTGGGTGGACAATGACGGAAACTGTGCTGCTCTAGCAGAGAGGAAATTTGGGCAtggaaaaggaatagaaaattTTGTAACACTCATTACTGGTACAG GAATTGGAGGTGGAATTGTTCATCAACACGAATTAATCCATGGCAGTTCTTTCTGCGCTGCTGAGCTTGGGCATATTGTTGTATCTTTAGATGGGCCAGAGTGCCTGTGTGGTAGCCAAGGATGTATAGAAGCATATGCCTCTGGAATAGCATTACAGAGAGAAGCTAAGAAACTGCATGACG AGGATCTGCTTTTAGTAGAAGGAATGTCAATGAAGAAGGAGGAAGTTGTTAGCGCTGCACATCTCATTCAGGCAGCTAAACTTGGGAACACAAAAGCAGACAGCATTCTCAGAACAG CTGGAACAGCATTAGGCCTTGGAGTTGTGAACATTCTGCACACCATGAACCCCTCTCTTGTCATCCTTTCTGGAGTTCTAGCTAGCCACTATGTTAATGCTGTCAAAGATGTGATAAATCGACAGGCTCTGTCCTCTGTTAAAACTGTGGATGTGGTGGTCTCAAATCTAGCAGATCCTGCTCTTCTTGGAGCTGCTAGCCTGGTACTGGATTATACTACACGTAGAATATACTAG
- the GNE gene encoding bifunctional UDP-N-acetylglucosamine 2-epimerase/N-acetylmannosamine kinase isoform X2 — protein MQGAVVPASGEEVYFKNHSKQKQKEVMEKNGNNHKLRVCVATCNRADYSKLAPIMFGIKAEPQFFELDVVVLGSHLIDDYGNTYRMIEQDDFDIHTRLHTIVRGEDEAAMVESVGLALVKLPDVLNRLKPDIMIVHGDRFDALALATSAALMNIRILHIEGGEVSGTIDDSIRHAITKLAHYHVCCTRSAEQHLIAMCEDHDRILLAGCPSYDKLLSAKNKDYMSIIRMWLGEDVKTRDYIVALQHPVTTDIKHSIKMFELTLDALISFNKRTLVLFPNVDAGSKEMVRVMRKKGIEHHPNFRAVKHVPFDQFIQLVAHAGCMIGNSSCGVREVGAFGTPVINLGTRQTGRETGENVLHVRDADTQDKILHALQLQFGKQYPCSKIYGDGNAVPRILKFLKSIDLKEPLQKKFCFPPVKDNISQDIDHILETQSALAVDLGGTNLRVAIVSMKGEIVKKYTQLNPKTYEDRLDLILKMCVEAASEAVNVNCRILGVGISTGGRVNPREGIVLHSTKLIQEWSSVDLRSPISDALHLPVWVDNDGNCAALAERKFGHGKGIENFVTLITGTGIGGGIVHQHELIHGSSFCAAELGHIVVSLDGPECLCGSQGCIEAYASGIALQREAKKLHDEDLLLVEGMSMKKEEVVSAAHLIQAAKLGNTKADSILRTAGTALGLGVVNILHTMNPSLVILSGVLASHYVNAVKDVINRQALSSVKTVDVVVSNLADPALLGAASLVLDYTTRRIY, from the exons GAGGTGTATTTCAAGAATCattcaaaacagaagcaaaaggaagtCATGGAGAAGAATGGAAACAACCACAAACTTCGTGTTTGTGTTGCTACTTGTAACCGTGCTGATTACTCAAAATTAGCTCCCATTATGTTCGGTATTAAGGCAGAACCACAGTTCTTTGAGCTTGATGTTGTGGTGCTTGGTTCCCACCTGATTGATGATTATGG TAATACCTATCGTATGATTGAACAAGATGACTTTGATATTCATACAAGACTGCACACTATTGTGAGAGGCGAGGATGAGGCGGCTATGGTGGAGTCAGTGGGCCTTGCGTTGGTCAAGTTACCGGACGTACTGAACCGCCTCAAACCTGACATAATGATAGTTCATGGGGACAGATTCGATGCTTTGGCCCTGGCCACGTCTGCAGCCCTGATGAACATTCGCATTCTCCACATTGAAGGCGGGGAGGTCAGTGGGACCATTGATGACTCTATCAGACACGCCATAACCAAACTGGCCCACTACCACGTGTGCTGCACAAGGAGCGCCGAGCAGCACCTGATAGCCATGTGTGAAGACCATGACCGCATCCTTTTAGCAGGCTGTCCCTCCTATGACAAGCTTCTCTCTGCCAAAAATAAGGACTACATGAGTATTATACGCATGTGGCTAG GTGAAGATGTCAAAACCAGAGATTATATAGTTGCTTTGCAACACCCTGTAACCACAGATATTAAACATTCCATAAAGATGTTTGAGCTGACACTAGATGCACTCATCTCCTTCAACAAGAGAACGCTTGTTCTGTTCCCTAATGTGGATGCAG GAAGCAAAGAGATGGTTCGGGTGATGAGGAAGAAGGGCATTGAACATCATCCCAATTTTCGGGCAGTAAAGCACGTCCCGTTCGACCAGTTCATACAGCTAGTGGCTCATGCTGGTTGTATGATTGGTAACAGCAGTTGTGGTGTCAGAGAGGTAGGAGCATTTGGTACACCTGTTATTAACCTGGGGACACGTCagacaggaagagaaacag GTGAAAATGTTCTACATGTTCGTGATGCTGATACGCAAGATAAGATTCTGCATGCTCTACAGCTGCAGTTTGGTAAACAGTATCCATG CTCAAAAATATATGGAGATGGTAATGCTGTTCCAAGGATTTTGAAGTTCCTTAAGTCTATTGACCTAAAAGAGCCACtacaaaagaaattctgttttcctcctgtcaAAGATAATATCTCTCAAGATATTGACCATATTCTAGAGACACAGAGTGCTCTGGCTGTGGATCTAGGCGGAACAAATCTTCGAGTAGCAATTGTCAGTATGAAG gGTGAAATAGTTAAGAAGTATACCCAGCTCAACCCTAAAACTTATGAAGACAGACTAGACTTAATTCTAAAGATGTGTGTAGAGGCTGCGTCGGAGGCAGTAAATGTGAACTGCAGAATTTTGGGAGTAG GTATTTCCACAGGTGGACGGGTAAACCCCCGAGAAGGAATTGTACTACACTCTACAAAACTCATTCAGGAGTGGAGCTCTGTGGATCTCAGAAGTCCAATATCTGATGCTCTGCACCTGCCAGTCTGGGTGGACAATGACGGAAACTGTGCTGCTCTAGCAGAGAGGAAATTTGGGCAtggaaaaggaatagaaaattTTGTAACACTCATTACTGGTACAG GAATTGGAGGTGGAATTGTTCATCAACACGAATTAATCCATGGCAGTTCTTTCTGCGCTGCTGAGCTTGGGCATATTGTTGTATCTTTAGATGGGCCAGAGTGCCTGTGTGGTAGCCAAGGATGTATAGAAGCATATGCCTCTGGAATAGCATTACAGAGAGAAGCTAAGAAACTGCATGACG AGGATCTGCTTTTAGTAGAAGGAATGTCAATGAAGAAGGAGGAAGTTGTTAGCGCTGCACATCTCATTCAGGCAGCTAAACTTGGGAACACAAAAGCAGACAGCATTCTCAGAACAG CTGGAACAGCATTAGGCCTTGGAGTTGTGAACATTCTGCACACCATGAACCCCTCTCTTGTCATCCTTTCTGGAGTTCTAGCTAGCCACTATGTTAATGCTGTCAAAGATGTGATAAATCGACAGGCTCTGTCCTCTGTTAAAACTGTGGATGTGGTGGTCTCAAATCTAGCAGATCCTGCTCTTCTTGGAGCTGCTAGCCTGGTACTGGATTATACTACACGTAGAATATACTAG
- the GNE gene encoding bifunctional UDP-N-acetylglucosamine 2-epimerase/N-acetylmannosamine kinase isoform X4 produces MGTNAPPRREPPLRGPHEVYFKNHSKQKQKEVMEKNGNNHKLRVCVATCNRADYSKLAPIMFGIKAEPQFFELDVVVLGSHLIDDYGNTYRMIEQDDFDIHTRLHTIVRGEDEAAMVESVGLALVKLPDVLNRLKPDIMIVHGDRFDALALATSAALMNIRILHIEGGEVSGTIDDSIRHAITKLAHYHVCCTRSAEQHLIAMCEDHDRILLAGCPSYDKLLSAKNKDYMSIIRMWLGEDVKTRDYIVALQHPVTTDIKHSIKMFELTLDALISFNKRTLVLFPNVDAGSKEMVRVMRKKGIEHHPNFRAVKHVPFDQFIQLVAHAGCMIGNSSCGVREVGAFGTPVINLGTRQTGRETGENVLHVRDADTQDKILHALQLQFGKQYPCSKIYGDGNAVPRILKFLKSIDLKEPLQKKFCFPPVKDNISQDIDHILETQSALAVDLGGTNLRVAIVSMKGEIVKKYTQLNPKTYEDRLDLILKMCVEAASEAVNVNCRILGVGISTGGRVNPREGIVLHSTKLIQEWSSVDLRSPISDALHLPVWVDNDGNCAALAERKFGHGKGIENFVTLITGTEDLLLVEGMSMKKEEVVSAAHLIQAAKLGNTKADSILRTAGTALGLGVVNILHTMNPSLVILSGVLASHYVNAVKDVINRQALSSVKTVDVVVSNLADPALLGAASLVLDYTTRRIY; encoded by the exons GAGGTGTATTTCAAGAATCattcaaaacagaagcaaaaggaagtCATGGAGAAGAATGGAAACAACCACAAACTTCGTGTTTGTGTTGCTACTTGTAACCGTGCTGATTACTCAAAATTAGCTCCCATTATGTTCGGTATTAAGGCAGAACCACAGTTCTTTGAGCTTGATGTTGTGGTGCTTGGTTCCCACCTGATTGATGATTATGG TAATACCTATCGTATGATTGAACAAGATGACTTTGATATTCATACAAGACTGCACACTATTGTGAGAGGCGAGGATGAGGCGGCTATGGTGGAGTCAGTGGGCCTTGCGTTGGTCAAGTTACCGGACGTACTGAACCGCCTCAAACCTGACATAATGATAGTTCATGGGGACAGATTCGATGCTTTGGCCCTGGCCACGTCTGCAGCCCTGATGAACATTCGCATTCTCCACATTGAAGGCGGGGAGGTCAGTGGGACCATTGATGACTCTATCAGACACGCCATAACCAAACTGGCCCACTACCACGTGTGCTGCACAAGGAGCGCCGAGCAGCACCTGATAGCCATGTGTGAAGACCATGACCGCATCCTTTTAGCAGGCTGTCCCTCCTATGACAAGCTTCTCTCTGCCAAAAATAAGGACTACATGAGTATTATACGCATGTGGCTAG GTGAAGATGTCAAAACCAGAGATTATATAGTTGCTTTGCAACACCCTGTAACCACAGATATTAAACATTCCATAAAGATGTTTGAGCTGACACTAGATGCACTCATCTCCTTCAACAAGAGAACGCTTGTTCTGTTCCCTAATGTGGATGCAG GAAGCAAAGAGATGGTTCGGGTGATGAGGAAGAAGGGCATTGAACATCATCCCAATTTTCGGGCAGTAAAGCACGTCCCGTTCGACCAGTTCATACAGCTAGTGGCTCATGCTGGTTGTATGATTGGTAACAGCAGTTGTGGTGTCAGAGAGGTAGGAGCATTTGGTACACCTGTTATTAACCTGGGGACACGTCagacaggaagagaaacag GTGAAAATGTTCTACATGTTCGTGATGCTGATACGCAAGATAAGATTCTGCATGCTCTACAGCTGCAGTTTGGTAAACAGTATCCATG CTCAAAAATATATGGAGATGGTAATGCTGTTCCAAGGATTTTGAAGTTCCTTAAGTCTATTGACCTAAAAGAGCCACtacaaaagaaattctgttttcctcctgtcaAAGATAATATCTCTCAAGATATTGACCATATTCTAGAGACACAGAGTGCTCTGGCTGTGGATCTAGGCGGAACAAATCTTCGAGTAGCAATTGTCAGTATGAAG gGTGAAATAGTTAAGAAGTATACCCAGCTCAACCCTAAAACTTATGAAGACAGACTAGACTTAATTCTAAAGATGTGTGTAGAGGCTGCGTCGGAGGCAGTAAATGTGAACTGCAGAATTTTGGGAGTAG GTATTTCCACAGGTGGACGGGTAAACCCCCGAGAAGGAATTGTACTACACTCTACAAAACTCATTCAGGAGTGGAGCTCTGTGGATCTCAGAAGTCCAATATCTGATGCTCTGCACCTGCCAGTCTGGGTGGACAATGACGGAAACTGTGCTGCTCTAGCAGAGAGGAAATTTGGGCAtggaaaaggaatagaaaattTTGTAACACTCATTACTGGTACAG AGGATCTGCTTTTAGTAGAAGGAATGTCAATGAAGAAGGAGGAAGTTGTTAGCGCTGCACATCTCATTCAGGCAGCTAAACTTGGGAACACAAAAGCAGACAGCATTCTCAGAACAG CTGGAACAGCATTAGGCCTTGGAGTTGTGAACATTCTGCACACCATGAACCCCTCTCTTGTCATCCTTTCTGGAGTTCTAGCTAGCCACTATGTTAATGCTGTCAAAGATGTGATAAATCGACAGGCTCTGTCCTCTGTTAAAACTGTGGATGTGGTGGTCTCAAATCTAGCAGATCCTGCTCTTCTTGGAGCTGCTAGCCTGGTACTGGATTATACTACACGTAGAATATACTAG
- the GNE gene encoding bifunctional UDP-N-acetylglucosamine 2-epimerase/N-acetylmannosamine kinase isoform X3, translating into MEKNGNNHKLRVCVATCNRADYSKLAPIMFGIKAEPQFFELDVVVLGSHLIDDYGNTYRMIEQDDFDIHTRLHTIVRGEDEAAMVESVGLALVKLPDVLNRLKPDIMIVHGDRFDALALATSAALMNIRILHIEGGEVSGTIDDSIRHAITKLAHYHVCCTRSAEQHLIAMCEDHDRILLAGCPSYDKLLSAKNKDYMSIIRMWLGEDVKTRDYIVALQHPVTTDIKHSIKMFELTLDALISFNKRTLVLFPNVDAGSKEMVRVMRKKGIEHHPNFRAVKHVPFDQFIQLVAHAGCMIGNSSCGVREVGAFGTPVINLGTRQTGRETGENVLHVRDADTQDKILHALQLQFGKQYPCSKIYGDGNAVPRILKFLKSIDLKEPLQKKFCFPPVKDNISQDIDHILETQSALAVDLGGTNLRVAIVSMKGEIVKKYTQLNPKTYEDRLDLILKMCVEAASEAVNVNCRILGVGISTGGRVNPREGIVLHSTKLIQEWSSVDLRSPISDALHLPVWVDNDGNCAALAERKFGHGKGIENFVTLITGTGIGGGIVHQHELIHGSSFCAAELGHIVVSLDGPECLCGSQGCIEAYASGIALQREAKKLHDEDLLLVEGMSMKKEEVVSAAHLIQAAKLGNTKADSILRTAGTALGLGVVNILHTMNPSLVILSGVLASHYVNAVKDVINRQALSSVKTVDVVVSNLADPALLGAASLVLDYTTRRIY; encoded by the exons ATGGAGAAGAATGGAAACAACCACAAACTTCGTGTTTGTGTTGCTACTTGTAACCGTGCTGATTACTCAAAATTAGCTCCCATTATGTTCGGTATTAAGGCAGAACCACAGTTCTTTGAGCTTGATGTTGTGGTGCTTGGTTCCCACCTGATTGATGATTATGG TAATACCTATCGTATGATTGAACAAGATGACTTTGATATTCATACAAGACTGCACACTATTGTGAGAGGCGAGGATGAGGCGGCTATGGTGGAGTCAGTGGGCCTTGCGTTGGTCAAGTTACCGGACGTACTGAACCGCCTCAAACCTGACATAATGATAGTTCATGGGGACAGATTCGATGCTTTGGCCCTGGCCACGTCTGCAGCCCTGATGAACATTCGCATTCTCCACATTGAAGGCGGGGAGGTCAGTGGGACCATTGATGACTCTATCAGACACGCCATAACCAAACTGGCCCACTACCACGTGTGCTGCACAAGGAGCGCCGAGCAGCACCTGATAGCCATGTGTGAAGACCATGACCGCATCCTTTTAGCAGGCTGTCCCTCCTATGACAAGCTTCTCTCTGCCAAAAATAAGGACTACATGAGTATTATACGCATGTGGCTAG GTGAAGATGTCAAAACCAGAGATTATATAGTTGCTTTGCAACACCCTGTAACCACAGATATTAAACATTCCATAAAGATGTTTGAGCTGACACTAGATGCACTCATCTCCTTCAACAAGAGAACGCTTGTTCTGTTCCCTAATGTGGATGCAG GAAGCAAAGAGATGGTTCGGGTGATGAGGAAGAAGGGCATTGAACATCATCCCAATTTTCGGGCAGTAAAGCACGTCCCGTTCGACCAGTTCATACAGCTAGTGGCTCATGCTGGTTGTATGATTGGTAACAGCAGTTGTGGTGTCAGAGAGGTAGGAGCATTTGGTACACCTGTTATTAACCTGGGGACACGTCagacaggaagagaaacag GTGAAAATGTTCTACATGTTCGTGATGCTGATACGCAAGATAAGATTCTGCATGCTCTACAGCTGCAGTTTGGTAAACAGTATCCATG CTCAAAAATATATGGAGATGGTAATGCTGTTCCAAGGATTTTGAAGTTCCTTAAGTCTATTGACCTAAAAGAGCCACtacaaaagaaattctgttttcctcctgtcaAAGATAATATCTCTCAAGATATTGACCATATTCTAGAGACACAGAGTGCTCTGGCTGTGGATCTAGGCGGAACAAATCTTCGAGTAGCAATTGTCAGTATGAAG gGTGAAATAGTTAAGAAGTATACCCAGCTCAACCCTAAAACTTATGAAGACAGACTAGACTTAATTCTAAAGATGTGTGTAGAGGCTGCGTCGGAGGCAGTAAATGTGAACTGCAGAATTTTGGGAGTAG GTATTTCCACAGGTGGACGGGTAAACCCCCGAGAAGGAATTGTACTACACTCTACAAAACTCATTCAGGAGTGGAGCTCTGTGGATCTCAGAAGTCCAATATCTGATGCTCTGCACCTGCCAGTCTGGGTGGACAATGACGGAAACTGTGCTGCTCTAGCAGAGAGGAAATTTGGGCAtggaaaaggaatagaaaattTTGTAACACTCATTACTGGTACAG GAATTGGAGGTGGAATTGTTCATCAACACGAATTAATCCATGGCAGTTCTTTCTGCGCTGCTGAGCTTGGGCATATTGTTGTATCTTTAGATGGGCCAGAGTGCCTGTGTGGTAGCCAAGGATGTATAGAAGCATATGCCTCTGGAATAGCATTACAGAGAGAAGCTAAGAAACTGCATGACG AGGATCTGCTTTTAGTAGAAGGAATGTCAATGAAGAAGGAGGAAGTTGTTAGCGCTGCACATCTCATTCAGGCAGCTAAACTTGGGAACACAAAAGCAGACAGCATTCTCAGAACAG CTGGAACAGCATTAGGCCTTGGAGTTGTGAACATTCTGCACACCATGAACCCCTCTCTTGTCATCCTTTCTGGAGTTCTAGCTAGCCACTATGTTAATGCTGTCAAAGATGTGATAAATCGACAGGCTCTGTCCTCTGTTAAAACTGTGGATGTGGTGGTCTCAAATCTAGCAGATCCTGCTCTTCTTGGAGCTGCTAGCCTGGTACTGGATTATACTACACGTAGAATATACTAG